The following proteins are encoded in a genomic region of Coffea eugenioides isolate CCC68of chromosome 6, Ceug_1.0, whole genome shotgun sequence:
- the LOC113774142 gene encoding uncharacterized protein LOC113774142 — translation MAWWMSSSRSEKGRFLFFVLPSLICWHIWKARNKAYYEGVQMRLGRICHDILIDMKGVVEVQFNQRLGVQTFLQLYEGTAHPPPCYSVQLVGWRVTEEGTLTLNTDGCSKGNPGVSGGGGILRDSLGLPLFVFSTYFGETSSLRAEVLALATRLRLCM, via the coding sequence ATGGCTTGGTGGATGTCGTCATCTAGGTCGGAGAAAGGCCGGTTCCTTTTCTTTGTCCTCCCCAGTTTGATATGCTGGCATATCTGGAAGGCGCGGAATAAAGCATACTATGAAGGGGTTCAGATGCGACTGGGGAGGATTTGCCATGACATTCTGATCGATATGAAAGGAGTGGTCGAGGTCCAGTTTAACCAGAGGCTTGGGGTGCAAACGTTTCTTCAACTTTATGAGGGGACCGCTCATCCGCCACCGTGCTATAGTGTTCAGCTAGTGGGGTGGCGGGTGACGGAGGAGGGAACCCTAACCTTAAACACGGATGGATGCTCCAAGGGTAATCCTGGAGTGAGTGGTGGTGGGGGAATACTTCGTGATTCATTAGGTTTGCCATTATTTGTTTTCTCGACTTACTTTGGGGAAACCTCGAGTTTGCGTGCAGAAGTATTGGCCCTGGCAACGAGACTCCGGTTGTGCATGTAG